The segment AATAATTTCTGCAACCACGACAGGAATAACATTTAACTTAAGGCGGTGCAAAATAATCGGTGTCAGCAATGCCACGATAATGACGATCATTAAGGACATTACGGATGCGCCGTGTTCCATTCCCTTTTCCTCCTTGAAAATACTGTTCTTTATCATGTAAAACTTAACTAGTTAAAAGCCCATAAACAATGTTGCCATTCCAAAATAAATCAAAATGCTAATAATATCATTTAATGTAGTGATAAACGGACCTGAGGCAACAGCAGGATCAATTTTTAGTTTATTCATTACTATCGGGATTATAGAACCAGCAATCGTCGCGACAATGAGTGTCCCTAATATTGATGCTCCTACCAATAATCCTAAGTAAATATTACCTTTCCAAAAATAAATAACAAAGGTTACAAGAATTCCACAGACTCCGCCTGTAATTAAACCTGTGCCTGCTTCACGGATTATCAGCTTGAGCTTGCTCTCCTTCTCCAAGTCACCTGTCGCAATTCCTCGCACAGCAACCGCTAATGCCTGTGTTCCTGTGTTTCCGGCCATCCCTGCAATAAGGGGAATAAAAACTGCCAGGATGGAAACCTTACTCAATGTTTCTTCAAATCTGCCAATCAAGCTTGCTGTGAACATGCCTAAGAATAATAAAATAATCAGCCATGGCAATCTTTTTTTGGCAGCAGAAATAGGATGCTGGTCGACATAGTCCATATTTGAAACTGCTGCAAACTTAGAATAATCATCTGAAGCCTCTTCCTCTAGTACATCCACAATATCATCGATTGTGATGATACCGAGCAGCCGCTCTTGAAAGTCCACTACAGGCAATGCAAGAAAATCGTAGTCCCGCATTTTCCTTGCAGCATCCTCCCTCGTTTGACTAACAGAAACAGAATAAACACTGTCATTCATGATGTCAGCAATAAGTGTATTATCGTCACTTATTATTAGATTCCTTAAGGAAACAACACCAACAAGAGATTTCAGCTCATCAACCACATAAATATAATAAATCGTTTCTGCATTAGGAGCTTCCATCTTCAGCAAACTCATTGCTGATGATACCGTCATATGGGAATACAGGCTGACATACTCTAATGTCATAATACTCCCGGCAGTATCTTCCTCATAATCCATCAATGCCTTCACATTGCTTGCTGCTTCAACCGACATAAGTGCAATATAGCTGATTGCCTGTTCCTTATTAAGAGCATTTAAGATATCAGCTGCATCATCTGCCGACATATGTGTAAAAATGTCGGCCACATAGGAAGGCAAAAGTCTGGCAAACAGCTCCTGATAATCACGATCCTCCATTTCTAAATGCTCAAACAGCTCCGCAATTTCTTCCGGTGCTAAAAAATGAAAGACAAGCTCCTGCTCTTCCTTCTCCAATTCCTTAAAAAATGAAGCTTGATCATACGGATGCAGATCTAAAAACGCTTCTCTGAACTTCGTTAAGTTTGCATTTTGTAAAGAATGGAGCAATACTTTTTGTTTTTCTTCATAGATGCTCATTATCTCTTTCAATAATATCCTCCTTTCAAAAGGTTCCTTTATACTAACAAACCAAGTATGATTTGTCGTCCGTCTCGCTAATTTCACACAGGTTTTTTTGTTTACAAAAAATAAGGAATGAAAATAAGAGAGGCTATTATATATTCCCCATTTATCAGTAAGTAAAACTTTCATGTTACCTCATAATATTCAGTTTCCTACAAAAGCTAATGAATATGACAAGTAGGACTTAATATGGTTGGAGGAAGAATATGAAGCTGGATATTATCGGAGACATTCATGGTTGCTTTGAAGAACTTCAAGCATTAACAACAAAGCTTGGATATAGCTGGGATTCAGGCTATCCTGTTCATCCAGAGGAAAGGAAGCTTGCTTTTGTCGGTGATTTAACAGACCGCGGCCCGTTTTCCCTTGGTGTAGTGGATGTTGTATGCACACTTATTGAAAAAAAATTAGGTTATTATGTGCCTGGAAATCACTGTAACAAACTCTATCGCTATTTCTTAGGGCGAAAAGTTCAAATTACACATGGACTGGAAACAACGGTAGCAGAACTGAAGCAATTGAAAAAAAAGGATAGGGAGATTATTAAAAACAGATTCATGAAACTATATGATACCTCACCTTTATACCAAGTTCTCGATGACGGAAAGCTTATCATTGCACATGCTGGGATTAAGGAAGAGTATATCGGCAAGCATTCGGACAAGGTGAAAACATTTGTCCTATATGGCGATATTACAGGGGAAACGCATCCTGACGGTTCACCTGTCCGCAAGGATTGGGCAAAGTCCTATTCAGGAAATGCTGTGATTGTGTACGGACATACGCCCGTAAAAGAGGTTCGTAAAGTTAATAATACGTTTAATATTGATACAGGGGCAGTATTCGGGGGACAGCTTTCTGCGTTAAGCTATCCAGAATGGACGGTGCAATCCGTTCCTACTTCCATGCCTTTTGTTGCAGAGAAGTTTCGTTCATTTGAATAGTAAAATAAAAGAGACCAAGGCCTGAAACCTTGGTCTCCTTTTTCACACAATAAGCTTTTTCATATCTTCAGGAAGGTCAATGGAAAACTCGATATCACGGCCAGAGATCGGGTGGATAAATGCTAATCGCGAACAGTGGAGTGCTTGCCTCCCCATTTCGCTTCGTGCCCCGCCATATAAATCATCGCCGACAAGCGGATGTCCGATATAAGAAAGATGAACACGGATTTGATGTGTTCTGCCCGTTTCCAAGGAGAGCCTGACTGCGGCAAATGCTTTATATTGACTTAAGACATGATAGTGAGTTATAGCCGTCTGTCCGTCCTCTCTCACTTCCCTTGTAATGATACTGTCTCCACATCTGCCAATCGGAGCATCGATTGTACCTTGCATTTCGGTAAATACGCCTTCAGCAAAGGCCGTATAATTTCGTTTCACTAAACCGCCCTTTTGCTGTTCACTCAAAAGGTGATGTATATGGCGATGCTTTGCAATGAGGACAATGCCTGATGTATCCCTGTCCAGCCTTGTCACAATATGTGTCGTTGCAGCTATTTTTCTTTTCGTATAATAGCCGAAAATTGCATTTGCAAGGCTGCCTGCAGGATGCTCTCTTGAAGGAATTGTGTTCATGCCGCTCGGCTTAACCACAATAAGAAGAAAATCATCCTCATATATAATTTCAAGCGGTATTTCTTCTGGAACTAAGCCGGCACTTGGCTTTTCGACAGGGAAAGATATGGAAATTCGATCGCCCTTTTTCACTTTATAGCGGACATTCTGCTCTAACTCATTGACGGTTATCTTACCACCTTTGAATTTAATATCTGTGAGCGCTGATTTTGAAATTGATTTCTCTTTTAAGAATTCCTTCAGCAGCACTTCCCTGTCTTCTTCCATAATCCAGTCTAACTTAAATGTCACGCACCTTGCACTCCTATTTCCTTTTTATCATTCCGAAATGAAAGAATCATGAACCCTTTTCCAAAATGGAAATGATCTGTATCTTGCAAATCTTATTTTCTCTTCGGCAACCCGATAATGAATCGATTTTACTTTCTTATGAAGCAGTGTCAAATGATCAATGGAAATACGGAAATCAGGCTCATTGACAGGACGCAGCACACATGTATGATGCTCAGGGATAATAAGCGGAGAGCCTACTGTCCGAAAGACGCGATTGTTTATTGAGGCCATTTCTGCCAATTGTATCGCTCTTATGGATGGATGAAGCAGTGCTCCACCTAAAGCTTTATTATAGGCTGTGCTTCCTGACGGTGTTGAAACACATAATCCATCGCCTCTAAAGCGCTCAAAATGTTC is part of the Niallia taxi genome and harbors:
- the mgtE gene encoding magnesium transporter produces the protein MSIYEEKQKVLLHSLQNANLTKFREAFLDLHPYDQASFFKELEKEEQELVFHFLAPEEIAELFEHLEMEDRDYQELFARLLPSYVADIFTHMSADDAADILNALNKEQAISYIALMSVEAASNVKALMDYEEDTAGSIMTLEYVSLYSHMTVSSAMSLLKMEAPNAETIYYIYVVDELKSLVGVVSLRNLIISDDNTLIADIMNDSVYSVSVSQTREDAARKMRDYDFLALPVVDFQERLLGIITIDDIVDVLEEEASDDYSKFAAVSNMDYVDQHPISAAKKRLPWLIILLFLGMFTASLIGRFEETLSKVSILAVFIPLIAGMAGNTGTQALAVAVRGIATGDLEKESKLKLIIREAGTGLITGGVCGILVTFVIYFWKGNIYLGLLVGASILGTLIVATIAGSIIPIVMNKLKIDPAVASGPFITTLNDIISILIYFGMATLFMGF
- the prpE gene encoding bis(5'-nucleosyl)-tetraphosphatase PrpE, giving the protein MKLDIIGDIHGCFEELQALTTKLGYSWDSGYPVHPEERKLAFVGDLTDRGPFSLGVVDVVCTLIEKKLGYYVPGNHCNKLYRYFLGRKVQITHGLETTVAELKQLKKKDREIIKNRFMKLYDTSPLYQVLDDGKLIIAHAGIKEEYIGKHSDKVKTFVLYGDITGETHPDGSPVRKDWAKSYSGNAVIVYGHTPVKEVRKVNNTFNIDTGAVFGGQLSALSYPEWTVQSVPTSMPFVAEKFRSFE
- a CDS encoding RluA family pseudouridine synthase, which translates into the protein MEEDREVLLKEFLKEKSISKSALTDIKFKGGKITVNELEQNVRYKVKKGDRISISFPVEKPSAGLVPEEIPLEIIYEDDFLLIVVKPSGMNTIPSREHPAGSLANAIFGYYTKRKIAATTHIVTRLDRDTSGIVLIAKHRHIHHLLSEQQKGGLVKRNYTAFAEGVFTEMQGTIDAPIGRCGDSIITREVREDGQTAITHYHVLSQYKAFAAVRLSLETGRTHQIRVHLSYIGHPLVGDDLYGGARSEMGRQALHCSRLAFIHPISGRDIEFSIDLPEDMKKLIV